Proteins from one Gossypium raimondii isolate GPD5lz chromosome 8, ASM2569854v1, whole genome shotgun sequence genomic window:
- the LOC105789950 gene encoding uncharacterized protein LOC105789950 isoform X3 — protein MRDTTSSTDEDELQRPSSAINSDGAGDDDDEDDDDDEFDDADSGAGSDDFDLLELGEMGAEFCQVGNSTCSVPFDLYDLPGLEDILSLDVWNECLSDEERFSLTKFLPDMDQDTFMWTLNDLLKGNNFHFGSPIKKLFDILKGGLCEPRVALYREGLNFFQKRRHYHHLRMHQNNMVAKLCQTRDAWLNCRGYSIEERLRVLNIMRSQKILVYEKSEDEDSESSERGDFGEGLWTKRVKDQKALQKKGHHGVGPTLESVSRGQMVGLEPSEYRKQNPKGILKARGSKFPSAKEFGGGVYQGLDIDTEPYGLHGTLPRHKYKSGAANRTRDQMRLDDDGDPMFGTSIQQDRHAVHDSKSRKSGLLRAGKKYGLLRGEELAGDSFMALPLSSKHDSRAYGRNRNVNQFPDAKVYTSKPPNMRTPYDFAKTSKYSENHQQFAVGNQIKLMKGRTPQLPLKGSRFDLSERTELFWQNKNQGEDFSVDSSVRSDDWNIRSRKCKMGPQCPDKASLQQMNDRFLFSDNRIKSSQEKIRGSNVQNGGPLMAVSKGSRAFLKNEETESDSSEQFDDDDDSNPLMRSKFDYPSGVMEGSRLSSLKSGLDSRKIKSSKKDTMEDGWPLDGINRISEKSFGENVHVPGVESYYFKGKQKSKMHEISPLQNSASRALGKVDRKKVSKLSKTGQLGEKLGDRLKMSSTKAYPTEKRLKGEVVYDHPMSQRDYLLNYPVDEEDASPVTLPLADENNRRRTGKKGRSIETYDCGEKREASLLGCKTGKEYVGDVDRRGEDGNLQSNLQKRTDDSLSLKKKGKRKLEVDAVTSDMEALEPHGAEVQVTDVEMEIKPQKKPFTLITPTVHTGFSFSIIHLLSAVRMGMITPLPEDSLEVGRPRREQNGKQEGGVNGVLSCENTATDNPDQPVQRSIPSLTVQEIVNRVTVNPGDPCILETQEPLQDLVRGVLKIFSSKTAPLGAKGWKALVAYEKSTKSWYWVGPIMHSSIDHETIEEMTSPEAWGLPHKMLVKLVDSFANWLKNGQETLQQIGSLPAPPLELMQVNLDEKERFRDLRAQKSLNTIGPSSEEVRAYFRREELLRYSIPDRAFSYTAADGKKSIVAPLRRGGGKPTSKARDHFMLKRDRPPHVTILCLVRDAASRLPGSIGTRADVCTLIRDSQYIVEEVSDAQVNQIVSGALDRLHYERDPCVQFDGERKLWVYLHREREEEDFEDDGTSSTKKWKRQKKDTAEQSDQGAVIVAFHATGNQLGFDDDKKMETECEDRQNPEDNADDSHASEQGHPITWEPLDANLVQEDKLLCEENSTNEEFDDN, from the exons atGAG GGATACCACTTCGTCAACTGATGAGGATGAGCTTCAACGTCCAAGCTCAGCTATTAATTCTGATGGTgctggtgatgatgatgatgaagacgatgatgatgatgaatttgatgatgCTGATTCAGGAGCAGGTTCAGATGACTTTGATTTATTGGAATTAGGTGAAATGGGGGCTGAATTTTGCCAAGTTGGGAACTCGACTTGTTCCGTACCTTTTGATTTATATGATCTGCCTGGGTTGGAAGATATTTTGTCTCTTGATGTCTGGAATGAGTGTTTAAGTGATGAAGAGAGGTTTAGCCTGACTAAGTTTTTACCTGATATGGATCAGGATACATTTATGTGGACCTTGAATGACCTTCTTAAGggtaataattttcattttgggaGTCCTATTAAGAAGttgtttgatatattgaaaGGAGGGTTGTGTGAGCCAAGGGTTGCCCTTTATCGGGAGGGTTTGAATTTCTTTCAAAAGCGGCGGCATTACCATCATTTGAGGATGCATCAGAATAATATGGTTGCTAAACTTTGTCAAACAAGGGATGCTTGGCTTAATTGTAGGGGATACAGTATTGAGGAGCGGCTTCGTGTTTTGAATATTATGAGAAGTCAAAAGATTTTGGTGTATGAAAAATCGGAAGATGAGGATTCTGAATCCTCCGAAAGAGGTGACTTTGGTGAAGGCCTGTGGACCAAAAGGGTTAAGGACCAAAAAGCTTTGCAGAAAAAGGGTCACCATGGGGTTGGTCCTACTTTAGAATCCGTTTCGCGAGGGCAGATGGTGGGTTTGGAACCATCAGAGTACAGGAAGCAGAATCCAAAAGGTATACTGAAGGCACGTGGATCAAAATTTCCTTCTGCAAAGGAGTTTGGTGGTGGTGTTTATCAAGGTTTGGATATTGATACTGAGCCATATGGTTTGCATGGAACCCTTCCTCGACATAAATATAAGTCAGGGGCGGCAAACAGGACAAGGGATCAGATGAGGTTAGACGATGATGGTGACCCAATGTTTGGAACTAGTATTCAACAGGACCGACATGCTGTGCATGATAGCAAATCACGCAAATCTGGTTTATTGAGAGCAGGGAAGAAGTATGGCCTTTTAAGAGGGGAAGAATTAGCTGGTGACAGTTTCATGGCTTTGCCTCTGTCTTCAAAGCATGATTCGCGAGCCTATGGTAGGAACAGGAATGTGAATCAATTTCCTGATGCAAAAGTATATACGTCAAAGCCACCAAACATGAGAACACCCTATGATTTTGCCAAAACGTCCAAGTATTCTGAAAATCATCAGCAATTTGCAGTTGGAAATCAGATAAAGCTTATGAAAGGCAGAACTCCACAATTGCCGCTGAAAGGGAGTCGATTTGACTTGTCGGAACGCACCGAACTGTTTTGGCAAAATAAGAACCAAGGGGAAGATTTTTCTGTCGATTCTTCAGTTAGATCTGATGATTGGAATATTAGGAGCAGGAAATGTAAAATGGGGCCACAGTGTCCTGATAAAGCTTCCTTACAACAGATGAATGACCGATTCTTGTTTTCTGATAATCGAATTAAATCATCACAAGAAAAGATCAGAGGGAGCAACGTGCAAAATGGAGGACCATTAATGGCTGTTTCAAAAGGTAGTAGAGCATTCCTTAAAAATGAAGAAACAGAATCTGACTCATCTGAACAGTTTGATGACGACGACGATAGCAATCCTCTAATGAGAAGCAAGTTTGATTACCCAAGTGGTGTCATGGAAGGTTCACGGCTGTCTTCATTGAAGTCTGGCCTTGATTCTAGAAAGATAAAATCTTCAAAGAAAGATACTATGGAGGATGGATGGCCTCTTGATGGAATCAATCGCATCTCCGAAAAGAGCTTTGGGGAAAATGTGCACGTGCCAGGAGTAGAAAGCTACTATTTTAAAGGAAAACAGAAGTCTAAGATGCATGAAATAAGTCCCTTGCAGAACTCTGCTTCTAGAGCTTTGGGCAAGGTTGATAGGAAAAAGGTATCCAAGTTGAGCAAGACTGGCCAATTAGGAGAGAAACTTGGTGACAGATTAAAGATGTCCTCAACAAAGGCCTACCCTACTGAGAAAAGACTGAAAGGTGAAGTTGTCTATGATCATCCTATGTCTCAACGAGATTATCTGCTTAATTATCCTGTTGATGAGGAGGATGCTTCACCTGTGACACTACCATTGGCAGACGAAAATAACAGGCGTAGAACTGGGAAAAAAGGCCGGAGCATTGAAACATATGATTGTGGTGAAAAACGTGAAGCTTCATTGCTTGGGTGCAAGACAGGGAAGGAGTATGTGGGAGATGTCGACAGAAGAGGTGAAGATGGTAACCTGCAGTCTAACCTTCAGAAGCGAACTGATGATTCCCTTTCcttgaaaaaaaagggaaaacgGAAATTGGAGGTTGATGCTGTTACCTCAGATATGGAAGCTTTGGAACCACATGGTGCAGAAGTGCAAGTTACAGATGTTGAGATGGAAATCAAACCACAGAAAAAGCCGTTTACTCTGATTACCCCTACAGTTCATACTGGTTTCTCATTTTCGATTATACATCTTCTTTCTGCTGTTCGCATGGGAATGATCACTCCGCTTCCAGAAGATTCCTTAGAGGTTGGCAGACCCCGCAGGGAGCAGAATGGAAAGCAGGAAGGTGGTGTGAATGGTGTTCTTTCTTGTGAGAACACAGCTACCGATAATCCAGATCAGCCTGTGCAAAGAAGTATACCTTCTCTTACTGTTCAAGAGATTGTTAATCGTGTAACAGTGAATCCCGGAGATCCATGTATTCTTGAGACACAAGAGCCGCTTCAAGATTTAGTTCGGGGAGTTCTGAAAATTTTCTCATCAAAAACAGCACCTTTGGGGGCAAAAGGTTGGAAGGCACTTGTTGCCTATGAAAAGTCGACAAAAAGTTGGTATTGGGTTGGTCCAATTATGCATAGCTCAATTGATCATGAAACAATTGAGGAGATGACGTCACCTGAAGCCTGGGGTCTTCCTCACAAAATGCTTGTCAAGCTGGTTGATTCTTTTGCAAATTGGCTAAAAAATGGTCAAGAGACTCTCCAACAAATAGGGAGTCTTCCTGCACCACCGCTTGAATTGATGCAAGTAAATTTAGATGAGAAAGAAAGGTTCAGAGACCTAAGAGCACAGAAAAGCCTTAATACCATTGGCCCAAGTTCCGAAGAAGTGAGAGCTTATTTCCGTAGAGAGGAGCTTCTTAGGTATTCTATTCCTGACAGGGCCTTCTCTTACACAGCTGCTGATGGCAAAAAATCAATAGTTGCTCCTTTGAGAAGGGGTGGAGGTAAACCAACTTCAAAGGCTCGAGATCATTTTATGCTGAAACGTGATAGGCCACCACATGTTACAATTCTTTGTCTTGTGAGAGATGCTGCTTCCAGATTGCCCGGAAGTATTGGCACCCGTGCTGATGTTTGTACTTTGATAAGAGACTCTCAATACATTGTTGAAGAAGTTTCTGATGCACAAGTTAACCAGATTGTTAGTGGGGCCTTAGACCGTTTACATTATGAACGTGATCCTTGTGTACAATTCGACGGAGAAAGGAAATTGTGGGTTTATTTACacagagaaagagaagaagaagacttTGAGGATGATGGTACTTCATCTACTAAGAAATGGAAGAGGCAGAAAAAGGATACTGCTGAACAATCCGATCAAGGAGCTGTAATTGTGGCTTTTCATGCAACCGGGAATCAGTTGGGATTTGATGATGATAAAAAGATGGAGACAGAGTGTGAGGATAGACAAAATCCGGAGGATAATGCTGACGACAGTCATGCATCGGAACAAGGTCATCCAATAACATGGGAGCCTCTTGACGCAAATCTTGTCCAGGAAGACAAATTGCTATGtgaagaaaattctacaaacgaagaatttgatgataattga
- the LOC105789950 gene encoding uncharacterized protein LOC105789950 isoform X2: protein MSRDTTSSTDEDELQRPSSAINSDGAGDDDDEDDDDDEFDDADSGAGSDDFDLLELGEMGAEFCQVGNSTCSVPFDLYDLPGLEDILSLDVWNECLSDEERFSLTKFLPDMDQDTFMWTLNDLLKGNNFHFGSPIKKLFDILKGGLCEPRVALYREGLNFFQKRRHYHHLRMHQNNMVAKLCQTRDAWLNCRGYSIEERLRVLNIMRSQKILVYEKSEDEDSESSERGDFGEGLWTKRVKDQKALQKKGHHGVGPTLESVSRGQMVGLEPSEYRKQNPKGILKARGSKFPSAKEFGGGVYQGLDIDTEPYGLHGTLPRHKYKSGAANRTRDQMRLDDDGDPMFGTSIQQDRHAVHDSKSRKSGLLRAGKKYGLLRGEELAGDSFMALPLSSKHDSRAYGRNRNVNQFPDAKVYTSKPPNMRTPYDFAKTSKYSENHQQFAVGNQIKLMKGRTPQLPLKGSRFDLSERTELFWQNKNQGEDFSVDSSVRSDDWNIRSRKCKMGPQCPDKASLQQMNDRFLFSDNRIKSSQEKIRGSNVQNGGPLMAVSKGSRAFLKNEETESDSSEQFDDDDDSNPLMRSKFDYPSGVMEGSRLSSLKSGLDSRKIKSSKKDTMEDGWPLDGINRISEKSFGENVHVPGVESYYFKGKQKSKMHEISPLQNSASRALGKVDRKKVSKLSKTGQLGEKLGDRLKMSSTKAYPTEKRLKGEVVYDHPMSQRDYLLNYPVDEEDASPVTLPLADENNRRRTGKKGRSIETYDCGEKREASLLGCKTGKEYVGDVDRRGEDGNLQSNLQKRTDDSLSLKKKGKRKLEVDAVTSDMEALEPHGAEVQVTDVEMEIKPQKKPFTLITPTVHTGFSFSIIHLLSAVRMGMITPLPEDSLEVGRPRREQNGKQEGGVNGVLSCENTATDNPDQPVQRSIPSLTVQEIVNRVTVNPGDPCILETQEPLQDLVRGVLKIFSSKTAPLGAKGWKALVAYEKSTKSWYWVGPIMHSSIDHETIEEMTSPEAWGLPHKMLVKLVDSFANWLKNGQETLQQIGSLPAPPLELMQVNLDEKERFRDLRAQKSLNTIGPSSEEVRAYFRREELLRYSIPDRAFSYTAADGKKSIVAPLRRGGGKPTSKARDHFMLKRDRPPHVTILCLVRDAASRLPGSIGTRADVCTLIRDSQYIVEEVSDAQVNQIVSGALDRLHYERDPCVQFDGERKLWVYLHREREEEDFEDDGTSSTKKWKRQKKDTAEQSDQGAVIVAFHATGNQLGFDDDKKMETECEDRQNPEDNADDSHASEQGHPITWEPLDANLVQEDKLLCEENSTNEEFDDN from the exons atGAG TAGGGATACCACTTCGTCAACTGATGAGGATGAGCTTCAACGTCCAAGCTCAGCTATTAATTCTGATGGTgctggtgatgatgatgatgaagacgatgatgatgatgaatttgatgatgCTGATTCAGGAGCAGGTTCAGATGACTTTGATTTATTGGAATTAGGTGAAATGGGGGCTGAATTTTGCCAAGTTGGGAACTCGACTTGTTCCGTACCTTTTGATTTATATGATCTGCCTGGGTTGGAAGATATTTTGTCTCTTGATGTCTGGAATGAGTGTTTAAGTGATGAAGAGAGGTTTAGCCTGACTAAGTTTTTACCTGATATGGATCAGGATACATTTATGTGGACCTTGAATGACCTTCTTAAGggtaataattttcattttgggaGTCCTATTAAGAAGttgtttgatatattgaaaGGAGGGTTGTGTGAGCCAAGGGTTGCCCTTTATCGGGAGGGTTTGAATTTCTTTCAAAAGCGGCGGCATTACCATCATTTGAGGATGCATCAGAATAATATGGTTGCTAAACTTTGTCAAACAAGGGATGCTTGGCTTAATTGTAGGGGATACAGTATTGAGGAGCGGCTTCGTGTTTTGAATATTATGAGAAGTCAAAAGATTTTGGTGTATGAAAAATCGGAAGATGAGGATTCTGAATCCTCCGAAAGAGGTGACTTTGGTGAAGGCCTGTGGACCAAAAGGGTTAAGGACCAAAAAGCTTTGCAGAAAAAGGGTCACCATGGGGTTGGTCCTACTTTAGAATCCGTTTCGCGAGGGCAGATGGTGGGTTTGGAACCATCAGAGTACAGGAAGCAGAATCCAAAAGGTATACTGAAGGCACGTGGATCAAAATTTCCTTCTGCAAAGGAGTTTGGTGGTGGTGTTTATCAAGGTTTGGATATTGATACTGAGCCATATGGTTTGCATGGAACCCTTCCTCGACATAAATATAAGTCAGGGGCGGCAAACAGGACAAGGGATCAGATGAGGTTAGACGATGATGGTGACCCAATGTTTGGAACTAGTATTCAACAGGACCGACATGCTGTGCATGATAGCAAATCACGCAAATCTGGTTTATTGAGAGCAGGGAAGAAGTATGGCCTTTTAAGAGGGGAAGAATTAGCTGGTGACAGTTTCATGGCTTTGCCTCTGTCTTCAAAGCATGATTCGCGAGCCTATGGTAGGAACAGGAATGTGAATCAATTTCCTGATGCAAAAGTATATACGTCAAAGCCACCAAACATGAGAACACCCTATGATTTTGCCAAAACGTCCAAGTATTCTGAAAATCATCAGCAATTTGCAGTTGGAAATCAGATAAAGCTTATGAAAGGCAGAACTCCACAATTGCCGCTGAAAGGGAGTCGATTTGACTTGTCGGAACGCACCGAACTGTTTTGGCAAAATAAGAACCAAGGGGAAGATTTTTCTGTCGATTCTTCAGTTAGATCTGATGATTGGAATATTAGGAGCAGGAAATGTAAAATGGGGCCACAGTGTCCTGATAAAGCTTCCTTACAACAGATGAATGACCGATTCTTGTTTTCTGATAATCGAATTAAATCATCACAAGAAAAGATCAGAGGGAGCAACGTGCAAAATGGAGGACCATTAATGGCTGTTTCAAAAGGTAGTAGAGCATTCCTTAAAAATGAAGAAACAGAATCTGACTCATCTGAACAGTTTGATGACGACGACGATAGCAATCCTCTAATGAGAAGCAAGTTTGATTACCCAAGTGGTGTCATGGAAGGTTCACGGCTGTCTTCATTGAAGTCTGGCCTTGATTCTAGAAAGATAAAATCTTCAAAGAAAGATACTATGGAGGATGGATGGCCTCTTGATGGAATCAATCGCATCTCCGAAAAGAGCTTTGGGGAAAATGTGCACGTGCCAGGAGTAGAAAGCTACTATTTTAAAGGAAAACAGAAGTCTAAGATGCATGAAATAAGTCCCTTGCAGAACTCTGCTTCTAGAGCTTTGGGCAAGGTTGATAGGAAAAAGGTATCCAAGTTGAGCAAGACTGGCCAATTAGGAGAGAAACTTGGTGACAGATTAAAGATGTCCTCAACAAAGGCCTACCCTACTGAGAAAAGACTGAAAGGTGAAGTTGTCTATGATCATCCTATGTCTCAACGAGATTATCTGCTTAATTATCCTGTTGATGAGGAGGATGCTTCACCTGTGACACTACCATTGGCAGACGAAAATAACAGGCGTAGAACTGGGAAAAAAGGCCGGAGCATTGAAACATATGATTGTGGTGAAAAACGTGAAGCTTCATTGCTTGGGTGCAAGACAGGGAAGGAGTATGTGGGAGATGTCGACAGAAGAGGTGAAGATGGTAACCTGCAGTCTAACCTTCAGAAGCGAACTGATGATTCCCTTTCcttgaaaaaaaagggaaaacgGAAATTGGAGGTTGATGCTGTTACCTCAGATATGGAAGCTTTGGAACCACATGGTGCAGAAGTGCAAGTTACAGATGTTGAGATGGAAATCAAACCACAGAAAAAGCCGTTTACTCTGATTACCCCTACAGTTCATACTGGTTTCTCATTTTCGATTATACATCTTCTTTCTGCTGTTCGCATGGGAATGATCACTCCGCTTCCAGAAGATTCCTTAGAGGTTGGCAGACCCCGCAGGGAGCAGAATGGAAAGCAGGAAGGTGGTGTGAATGGTGTTCTTTCTTGTGAGAACACAGCTACCGATAATCCAGATCAGCCTGTGCAAAGAAGTATACCTTCTCTTACTGTTCAAGAGATTGTTAATCGTGTAACAGTGAATCCCGGAGATCCATGTATTCTTGAGACACAAGAGCCGCTTCAAGATTTAGTTCGGGGAGTTCTGAAAATTTTCTCATCAAAAACAGCACCTTTGGGGGCAAAAGGTTGGAAGGCACTTGTTGCCTATGAAAAGTCGACAAAAAGTTGGTATTGGGTTGGTCCAATTATGCATAGCTCAATTGATCATGAAACAATTGAGGAGATGACGTCACCTGAAGCCTGGGGTCTTCCTCACAAAATGCTTGTCAAGCTGGTTGATTCTTTTGCAAATTGGCTAAAAAATGGTCAAGAGACTCTCCAACAAATAGGGAGTCTTCCTGCACCACCGCTTGAATTGATGCAAGTAAATTTAGATGAGAAAGAAAGGTTCAGAGACCTAAGAGCACAGAAAAGCCTTAATACCATTGGCCCAAGTTCCGAAGAAGTGAGAGCTTATTTCCGTAGAGAGGAGCTTCTTAGGTATTCTATTCCTGACAGGGCCTTCTCTTACACAGCTGCTGATGGCAAAAAATCAATAGTTGCTCCTTTGAGAAGGGGTGGAGGTAAACCAACTTCAAAGGCTCGAGATCATTTTATGCTGAAACGTGATAGGCCACCACATGTTACAATTCTTTGTCTTGTGAGAGATGCTGCTTCCAGATTGCCCGGAAGTATTGGCACCCGTGCTGATGTTTGTACTTTGATAAGAGACTCTCAATACATTGTTGAAGAAGTTTCTGATGCACAAGTTAACCAGATTGTTAGTGGGGCCTTAGACCGTTTACATTATGAACGTGATCCTTGTGTACAATTCGACGGAGAAAGGAAATTGTGGGTTTATTTACacagagaaagagaagaagaagacttTGAGGATGATGGTACTTCATCTACTAAGAAATGGAAGAGGCAGAAAAAGGATACTGCTGAACAATCCGATCAAGGAGCTGTAATTGTGGCTTTTCATGCAACCGGGAATCAGTTGGGATTTGATGATGATAAAAAGATGGAGACAGAGTGTGAGGATAGACAAAATCCGGAGGATAATGCTGACGACAGTCATGCATCGGAACAAGGTCATCCAATAACATGGGAGCCTCTTGACGCAAATCTTGTCCAGGAAGACAAATTGCTATGtgaagaaaattctacaaacgaagaatttgatgataattga